The proteins below come from a single Gordonia pseudamarae genomic window:
- a CDS encoding acetoin utilization protein AcuC — MTSGTNADPSAAVIWSEDFLAYKWAYTHPMNPVRLALTMSLARGLGVLDGIEEIPPSHIDDSALTVVHSQDYIDAVRAVGSGTAALSGPLLERLFGIGGADNPVFEGMHEAGRLLVGGTLAAAQAVASGSVRRAVNIGGGMHHAMKSHAAGFCIYNDCSVAIQWLLDNGYDRVAYIDIDAHHGDGVETAFAADPRVLTVSLHQHPATLWPGTGWPTEIGQGDAQGTAVNLALMPEVSDRLWLRAFHAVVPSLLEQFRPQILITQCGADSHRADPLTDLALTVDGQRAAMQALRRCADTYADGRWVAVGGGGYGVVNVVPRSWTHLLATVLDRDIDVDTKVGDDWYAQASIVATEVHPDYARPPEGSMGDGGLVDYVAWGGDTGQAPPDGISEVAQRQTDRGILATRRAVYPLHGLDPEDPRD; from the coding sequence GTGACGAGCGGCACCAACGCAGACCCGAGCGCGGCGGTCATCTGGAGTGAGGACTTCCTTGCTTACAAATGGGCGTACACGCATCCGATGAATCCCGTCAGGCTCGCCCTGACAATGTCCTTGGCGCGCGGCCTCGGTGTTCTCGACGGAATCGAGGAGATTCCGCCCAGCCATATCGACGATAGCGCGTTGACCGTGGTCCACAGCCAGGACTACATCGACGCGGTCCGGGCCGTCGGATCGGGGACCGCGGCACTGTCGGGGCCGCTGCTTGAGCGTCTGTTCGGTATCGGTGGCGCCGACAACCCGGTGTTCGAGGGAATGCACGAGGCGGGCCGGCTGCTCGTGGGCGGCACACTGGCCGCGGCGCAGGCGGTGGCCTCCGGGTCGGTCCGGCGAGCGGTCAACATCGGCGGGGGGATGCATCACGCCATGAAGTCGCATGCCGCCGGTTTCTGTATCTACAACGACTGTTCGGTGGCGATTCAATGGCTGCTCGACAACGGCTACGACCGGGTCGCCTACATCGACATCGACGCCCACCACGGTGACGGTGTAGAAACGGCGTTCGCCGCCGACCCGCGGGTCCTGACCGTCTCACTGCACCAGCATCCGGCCACACTGTGGCCCGGGACGGGCTGGCCCACCGAGATCGGGCAGGGCGATGCGCAGGGCACGGCGGTCAACCTGGCGCTGATGCCCGAGGTCTCCGACCGGCTGTGGCTACGCGCCTTCCACGCGGTCGTGCCGTCCCTGCTCGAACAGTTCCGCCCGCAGATCCTGATCACCCAGTGCGGCGCCGACAGCCACCGCGCCGACCCGCTGACCGATCTGGCGCTGACCGTCGACGGCCAGCGCGCCGCGATGCAGGCGCTGCGCCGCTGCGCCGACACCTATGCCGACGGCCGCTGGGTCGCCGTCGGCGGCGGTGGATACGGGGTGGTCAATGTCGTGCCGCGGAGCTGGACCCATCTGCTGGCCACCGTCCTCGATCGTGACATCGACGTCGATACGAAGGTCGGCGACGATTGGTACGCACAGGCCTCGATCGTGGCCACCGAGGTGCATCCGGACTATGCCCGACCGCCGGAGGGTTCCATGGGCGACGGCGGTCTCGTGGACTACGTAGCCTGGGGCGGGGACACCGGCCAGGCGCCGCCGGACGGAATCTCCGAAGTCGCGCAGCGACAGACCGATCGTGGGATCCTCGCCACCAGGCGTGCTGTCTACCCCCTGCATGGACTCGACCCGGAGGACCCGCGTGACTGA
- a CDS encoding bifunctional acetate--CoA ligase family protein/GNAT family N-acetyltransferase, producing MTDQSAADHPRQPEPAPAASASPAEAKTGGTTAPDPHGRSPWDYPRHWIADVLASDGGVVHLRPIVPDDADRLIRFHAGLSERTRYMRYFGPTPRLPAREVARMTTVDHHNRVAIVAVLADDIIAMGVYEGLAIDGRPDAAEVAFVVADEHQGRGLGPVLLEHLAGAAAENGFTRFEAEVLSENPNMVAVFRDAGYQLSRSFDGSTVHVEFEIDPTDAISSVRNARERASEARSVANLLRPMSVAVIGASTDPRKVGNALLSNIVAAGFTGPVYPVNGPVHAEHTADPDDPAPAPKPWAAMMGSGYTPPARRSRERQPAVRGIRAYPTVRDIPDPVDLAVVAVPAERVDAVLDDCLAKGVRTLVVVTSGFGDAGTAGLESENRLLAQVREHGMRLVGPNALGVVNNDPEIALNATLAPRIPQPGRVGFFCQSGALGITILDTAAQRQIGLSTFVSAGNRADVSGNDLLQYWDSDAATDVVLLYLESFGNPRKFSRIARRVSRSKPIVAVKRGNSAMSPVRAARTKEARIDDEIAQMVLEQAGVVRVDTIDELFDCGSVFAFQPLPRGPRTRIIGNSSVLGSLAAETARSHGLVVTDSVDLGAAASEDAFEDAVTAAMTDFTVDAILVVFVPPVAVDADWHARALMAAAGTPDADAPKPIVSTFLAVEGMPAGLTKPGPDGLPTAGSIPSFPSPERAATALARAWQYANWRRRPEVEPVRVEGIDHEGARTLVREALTDLPEAADGPAPTVALNPVDSHRLLEMYGINVVPFREVRTMHEASAAARELGFPVAVKATSSSWRGRLDREGARLDLPDATAVITAFTELSALTGDSVLHVQKMAPKGIGTVIEIRDDASFGSVISYGLSGRTFELLGDRGYRAMPLTEYDANELLGEPRSATLVQGADEEGGVDTTALADVLVRVSALGEDNAEIRSLAIDPILVSADGAAVLSAQVVLGPVPTRADSGPRRL from the coding sequence GTGACTGATCAGTCGGCTGCCGACCACCCACGTCAACCCGAACCGGCGCCGGCCGCGAGCGCTTCCCCCGCCGAGGCGAAGACCGGTGGCACAACGGCACCGGACCCGCACGGCCGCAGCCCGTGGGACTATCCGCGGCACTGGATCGCCGACGTCCTGGCCTCCGACGGGGGCGTCGTCCACCTGCGCCCTATCGTGCCCGACGACGCCGACCGGCTGATCCGCTTCCATGCCGGACTGTCCGAACGTACGCGCTACATGCGGTATTTCGGACCCACCCCCCGGCTGCCCGCGCGCGAGGTAGCCCGTATGACCACCGTCGACCACCACAATCGGGTGGCGATCGTGGCGGTGCTGGCCGACGACATCATCGCGATGGGTGTCTATGAGGGTCTGGCCATCGACGGCCGCCCCGATGCCGCCGAGGTGGCGTTCGTGGTGGCCGATGAGCATCAGGGGCGCGGCCTGGGTCCGGTGCTGCTCGAACATCTGGCCGGTGCCGCCGCCGAGAACGGATTCACCAGGTTCGAGGCCGAGGTCCTCAGCGAGAATCCGAACATGGTGGCGGTGTTCCGTGACGCCGGGTACCAGCTCTCCCGCAGCTTCGACGGCAGCACCGTGCACGTCGAGTTCGAGATCGATCCCACCGATGCGATCTCGTCGGTGCGCAACGCCCGTGAACGCGCCTCCGAGGCCCGTAGCGTCGCCAACCTGCTCCGGCCGATGTCGGTGGCGGTCATCGGCGCCTCGACCGACCCCCGCAAGGTGGGCAACGCGCTGCTGAGCAACATCGTGGCCGCCGGATTCACCGGTCCGGTGTATCCGGTGAACGGCCCGGTGCACGCCGAGCACACCGCCGACCCCGACGACCCGGCCCCGGCACCCAAACCGTGGGCCGCGATGATGGGGTCGGGCTACACCCCACCGGCCCGCAGATCACGCGAACGCCAGCCCGCGGTGCGCGGCATCCGCGCCTATCCGACGGTGCGCGACATCCCCGACCCGGTCGATCTGGCCGTGGTCGCGGTCCCCGCCGAACGCGTCGACGCGGTCCTCGACGACTGCCTGGCCAAGGGGGTGCGCACCCTGGTGGTGGTCACCTCCGGGTTCGGCGACGCCGGCACGGCGGGACTGGAGAGCGAGAACCGGCTACTGGCCCAGGTGCGCGAACACGGGATGCGTCTGGTGGGCCCCAACGCGCTGGGCGTGGTCAACAACGACCCGGAGATCGCGCTCAACGCCACCCTCGCGCCGCGGATCCCGCAGCCGGGCCGGGTGGGGTTCTTCTGCCAGTCCGGTGCGCTGGGCATCACCATCCTCGACACCGCCGCCCAGCGGCAGATCGGCCTGTCGACGTTCGTGTCGGCCGGAAACCGCGCCGATGTCTCGGGCAATGATCTGCTGCAGTACTGGGACTCGGATGCGGCCACCGACGTGGTCCTGCTGTACCTGGAGAGCTTCGGCAACCCGCGCAAGTTCTCGCGCATCGCGCGGCGGGTGTCCCGGTCCAAACCGATCGTGGCGGTCAAACGGGGCAACAGTGCCATGAGTCCGGTACGGGCCGCCCGGACGAAGGAGGCCCGCATCGACGACGAGATCGCGCAGATGGTGCTCGAACAGGCCGGGGTGGTGCGTGTGGACACCATCGACGAACTCTTCGACTGTGGTTCGGTGTTCGCCTTCCAGCCGTTGCCGCGCGGCCCACGCACCCGCATCATCGGCAACTCGTCGGTGCTGGGCAGCCTGGCCGCCGAGACGGCGCGGTCACATGGACTGGTGGTGACCGACTCCGTCGATCTCGGGGCCGCGGCCTCCGAGGACGCGTTCGAGGATGCGGTCACCGCCGCGATGACCGATTTCACCGTCGATGCGATCCTCGTCGTGTTCGTGCCACCGGTCGCGGTGGACGCGGACTGGCACGCGCGGGCGCTCATGGCCGCCGCCGGCACCCCGGATGCCGACGCGCCCAAACCGATCGTGTCGACGTTCCTGGCGGTGGAAGGTATGCCGGCGGGCCTGACGAAGCCCGGACCGGACGGACTGCCCACCGCCGGGTCGATCCCGTCGTTCCCCAGTCCTGAACGGGCCGCCACCGCACTGGCCAGGGCCTGGCAGTACGCCAACTGGCGCCGGCGCCCCGAGGTTGAGCCGGTGCGGGTGGAGGGGATCGATCACGAGGGTGCCCGGACCCTGGTCCGGGAGGCGCTCACCGATCTGCCCGAAGCCGCCGACGGCCCGGCGCCGACGGTGGCCCTGAACCCGGTCGACTCGCATCGACTGCTGGAGATGTACGGGATCAACGTGGTGCCGTTCCGTGAGGTCCGCACGATGCACGAGGCGTCGGCGGCAGCCCGGGAGCTGGGTTTCCCGGTGGCGGTCAAGGCCACGTCGTCGTCGTGGCGCGGACGGCTGGACAGGGAGGGGGCACGCCTGGACCTGCCCGATGCGACCGCGGTGATCACCGCTTTCACCGAGTTGTCGGCGCTGACCGGCGATTCGGTGCTGCACGTGCAGAAGATGGCACCCAAGGGGATCGGGACGGTCATCGAGATCCGTGACGACGCCTCGTTCGGGTCGGTCATCTCGTACGGACTGTCCGGCCGCACGTTCGAACTGCTCGGCGACCGCGGCTACCGGGCGATGCCGTTGACCGAGTA
- a CDS encoding metal-dependent transcriptional regulator: protein MNDLVDTTEMYLRTIYDLEEEGIVPLRARIAERLEQSGPTVSQTVARMERDGLVHVAGDRHLQLTEKGRRLAVAVMRKHRLAERLLVDIIGLPWDEVHEEACRWEHVMSDNVERRLLAVLNNPTTSPYGNPIPGLDLLGVEATPTDDGASRLSDLPQGESVAVIIRRLSEHAQSDPELISTLRDAGVVPNARVAVTQTPQQVVISSPGHEGLELSQELAHSIFVEKV, encoded by the coding sequence GTGAACGATCTTGTCGATACCACCGAGATGTATTTGCGGACGATCTACGACCTTGAGGAAGAGGGCATCGTCCCGCTGCGCGCGAGGATCGCCGAACGCCTCGAGCAGAGCGGTCCGACGGTCTCGCAGACCGTCGCCCGGATGGAACGCGATGGGCTGGTACATGTCGCCGGCGACAGGCATCTGCAGCTCACCGAGAAGGGGCGTCGGCTCGCGGTGGCGGTGATGCGTAAGCATCGCCTCGCCGAGCGGTTGCTGGTCGATATCATCGGTCTGCCGTGGGACGAGGTCCACGAGGAAGCGTGCCGCTGGGAGCATGTCATGAGCGACAACGTCGAACGCAGGCTGCTCGCGGTGCTCAACAACCCCACCACCTCGCCGTACGGCAACCCCATCCCCGGTCTGGATCTGTTGGGGGTGGAGGCGACCCCGACCGACGACGGCGCCAGTAGGCTGTCGGATCTGCCGCAGGGCGAATCGGTGGCGGTGATCATCCGGCGGTTGTCCGAGCATGCGCAGTCCGATCCGGAGCTCATCTCCACGCTGCGCGATGCGGGGGTGGTGCCCAATGCCCGCGTCGCGGTCACCCAGACCCCCCAGCAGGTGGTCATCAGTTCCCCCGGCCACGAAGGTCTGGAGCTGTCGCAGGAGTTGGCGCACTCGATCTTCGTCGAGAAGGTCTGA